The Brachypodium distachyon strain Bd21 chromosome 4, Brachypodium_distachyon_v3.0, whole genome shotgun sequence nucleotide sequence TGGCGCCGGGAGAGCTagcaccaccgccaccactgGCCGTCCACCCCTTCTTTAATGGAGAAGACACAAGAGCAAGGACGGCACCTTCACTGCCCTATTGCCTCAGTTTCATTCAAGACCATGACAACAGTAAGCGTACTCTCATGTACCAGTAGTCCAGTACCAATCTCTTGCTAGCACATCTATCGCCATTACTATTAATTAATTACGACTTAACACATATATAGTTTCACCTGCCAACCTCACCTCACCATTAATTCTATGTAAGGCCCTTGATTAACATAGTCGATCCCTCACACCCAAATACTAACTCATGGACTAGGTACCAGGGTATACTTTCTACAACCATCTGTCCGGCCAAGCAGGTCGGCCGGCTTGCGACCTTCCTAGTGGAGAAGGCTCAGAGTCTCCAGCGGCTTCACTGCAGCATTGAGCCTCCGATGAGCTGCCTGTGGCATTGCCGGTGCCAACGGCTGCACGTACTTGCAGTTGGGGCAGGAAGGGGAGGACTTGCAGAGCATGACTAGGAGGTGGCAGTTGGCGCACGGCACGGCGATCATGTTGCCTCCGGAGCTGCTCACGGCATCCGCCCTCTCTGTCACTTGTGGGAGAGTGGGGAAAGCGGCACCGTTGTTGCCGTCCACGACGCCGACGTTCATCGGTGTGGTCGACATGTTGAGCTCCAGGTTTACGCCCTGCTCCTTGGGCCTGATCCAGCTCCTCTTCAACGTCTTCCTGTTCAGGTAATACATCCTTCCAGACTGCAAAAAAGCATTCCATATCATTAAGCACCATAAAGCATCAAAATGACGAGGCAATCATGACAGCATCGATCCTAGATATCGATACTTGGATGTTCCAGACAACTTGGTACTGCAAAGATGCCTCGTGAGCGTTACAAATAGTAGGGAAACTATCACAAGTGCAGCTTTCTGCATGCACGTTCAAAGCTGCATGCATTTTGCCACGAATGACCATGTGCGTCGTCAGTTTCACGTACCTTGCCCCGTCCCGCTGGCGGGGCTTCCACTTCTAAGAATACCATAAATACCTTTGTTAATTAGCTATACCTATTAACATGTGTCCGCGCCATAGATATGGTAGCCAGACAGGCACATATTACCACACGACAGGTTGGATGGTATTACAGTTTCTTTTAGTTGAGAGAGGTGGAGTGAGGAAAACgatttctatatatatatatgacgTGTAGAACCTATTTTGTTTACCTAAGCAAATCCGAAACGTAAGATGGCCCGAAGCTGCGAGCCTGTGAGAACTTTGAGACGCTGCCCAGAACAATCGAGAACCAGAGACCATGACTAATCCATACAAAACGATGAAAGAGGGGACCAGAGGCTCTTCTTGCAAATTCAGATGAATATATAGAGTATTATTTAGAACAACTAGTGAAGGTGGGAAAAAGGGGCTCACTTGGAGGTCCAGGCACTGCTCCCAGTCCAGGGGCAGGGGGTCATTGAGATGGAGCTCCAGGTTCGGGTGTGACACAGGCTCCTCCCAGGTGTAgtgcttcctcttcttccggGAGGTCCCGTCCGACTCGGACGACGAGCTCTTGGTGCTCTTCGCCGAGGCGAAGCCCAGCGCTGGCCACGTCGGGCCAAGCGACAGCTCCGGTTGCATCTCCATCCTCTTGGCACTCACCCCATGATGGAGCTTCTCCACTCTAAGGTATTCAGTGGTCATCTTGGCTGATGATATCTGTGGAACTCTAGGGTGCGAGCCTGTGAAGTTtataggaggaggaggaaaatTCGGTGAGTGAGTCGTCTCTCTTGTACACGAGGCTTTGGATCGATTGATGGGGTCATGCAGGGGAGGGCGTGGACACTAAATAAGGGTTCTTAAATGGCCTTCATCCAACCCCATTAAGGAGAGGGCAGGCCAGGCATTAAAGGGTGACAAGTAGAGTGACCTTAATGACTCAAAtctctccacctcctcccaCATTTAAGGTGGCCTTTGCTTTGCTCTACATGCTACGACTGTACACGTCATAATGCCAACCCAGCCCAGGAGAGCCGCCACAAAATCTACAAGGCCCCTGCCATTGCTTGCCTTGTAAGTTGTGGTGTAAGGATTGGAGCTCAGACAGCAGCTGTAACTGAGGTGATGTTAGTTGTGGCTCTGTTGGAGACTTAAACACTACAGGGCTGGACTGGAGTTAAGGGGGGTGGGGGCCTTGCAGATGCGGAATTCAAAGATGATACATGCACATACTCCTACTTAGTTGTATCAGTTCAAGATATATTCTTCAAGGCTTTGATCTCTTGATCTATTTGCTTACCAATTTCCATGCTACTCCTACCAGCATGATGAAATGCGATCCCTATGAAATAGTAGGAACAGTGCACAGAATTTAGTGCAACTTCCTGTCCAATGGAGAGACCGGTGTGCGTTAGTTGTAACTACAAGGCCCATATCTATTGCTGCAACAGTACTCTGCTGAATTTAACAGCACAGGAGTGAGAGAGTGAGATAGCTCGCGTGTAAGCTTGGACAAGACGGCTCAACTCATGGCGATGGACACTAGAGTGAAACCTACAAGGCAGCACAGCATGCAGAGGCCTCCCATGTCTTAAAACCTCTCTTGTACTCACCCGTCTGACCATCATACTTCTATACCTACACCATTAACTTCGTTGTAATCATGAACTGCTTCTTGTGGGTGGGCATTCATGGCTTTTGCACCCGAACTCTAATTCTCataaagaagaagcagagggaGCGCTGATGCATAATAAAAACACAAGTCTCACCACCCAGAGCACCCATGCAGTAAATAGCCAGAGACATTAGGAAGGAATAAATAAGGCTCGTTGGGCATTCTACTCCTCCTCACCAGTGCCAACCACAAACAATAAATAAAGGCGCCTCTCTCTTTGGTTGTTGGAGGCATGAATCCATTCAAGTTTTGGTGTTGCATTCTTCGCTATTAATTCGTCCAGACGTCCTGTTGATTTGATGTCATCTATTCTTCTCTACCAGGCTGATGATAAGTTAATCAACAGTCCACACTCTACATTGATCTTTTGCAAGATTATATGTAATTGGGTTTTGATCACCCTGCAACCAGCACTTGAATGGTCTCACTGCCTCCAACAAAGTAAGTTGGTCACATGCTTTGGTACACTTTCATGCACTCATGCTTCGAAAAATAAACACTGTTAATATTTCTTGATGGTAATATAACATATTCCTCTCTAGTTTATTTTGTGTCAATTGTTTCAGGAATTTACTAGTGCAGATTGTTATATTCACTTGAAACgaagttttttcttctgaaaccGTTACTTACCGGGTTGCTGGTTGCTATGGCCTAAGGTGCGACGTCGGGTCAATTAGCAAAACGAGTCAGAGTCAGACATCTATGCATTCCTGCTTCTACTTTGAAGACCTGTATGGGCATGGCTAGTTCGGCGCAGATGTTTATGAATTATATTTTCCTAGTTGTTGATGGATAAGGAGTAGGTGCACAATAAATAACATTATCATTGGAGATATCCACAAAATATTTACAAAATCTTTCTGAGATTGACATTTCTATATAAATAAGATGGATAAGATGATGATAAACAGATACCAATTTTGGCATGGCTTGCAATTAGAAGTGAAGTCGATGTTTTTTTCATGGGGACGTATCAGTTGGAAATCTTCGTTTGGTGAAAACTTTCAATCTTGGCCATTAGTTCACAAATAGATGGATCAGATAAAAGGTGGAACCTCTAATCACTAAAACACGTTCTATTAAAACCAACCCATGTGATTAGAGGTTTAGGGGTTTTTCATAAAATGCGCTTAAGTGATTAGTTGTTCTCGTTCCACCTTTCATGTTATCCCTTTATGTAGGATCTGATGGTTAGGATTAAAAGTTTTCAAGTTTGCATCGAAAagaggttttcacctgatatgtTCCCAAATTTGATATCATGATTACCTAAAGCCGCCAAAGCCAAGTCGGATCTTATTTATAGTCCACTGTACAGCATAAGAATTGAGTGACATTTTGGGCCAGTTCCGTTCTTGCTTATTTTCATTGCCATCTCCAAAACAAAACCCTGACTTGTTAGATCATCCTATCACTGAATGGACCCAGCAGCCAGTGTATTACAACATGCAAAAGCTGACAAGCCGAGATTTTCACATCGTTATCAAAAGCTCAGCTACACGACCACCACGTCGCATCAGGAACTGCCGGTCGGTGTCCTTCTCAACTGCATGCAAATCTGTTATCTGCGTCCATGATATACTTTTCAGCCAGATGATCTTACACACCGATCTAAGTAGAGATCGGTGCTTATCAGGATGGTCCATGCATGCTCTGCGTGAGATGTGTGTGCTGCATTTGCATTGCACCACAATTGAAAGAGCCTGCCTATGTTGTTGGACGACTGGCCCCTGTTCCGGGCAATTGAATGGAGAGGGGCGCttgctccctccctcccttctTTAAAGTGATGCGAGCGACTTGTCCTTTTGACAGGACGCATGcggttttttttcccttctgtACTGGAACCTTCTTCTCAGTCTGTCATGGAtccatccatattaattgggTATCTATGCACTCCCTCACTTCTAATTGTGCAGTCTTGGTTGGGTTCAAGAGTTTTCTAATTTGTTCAAATGTGTTAaaaaatactctctccatttcacaaagtttgacgtattttgtttcgttaagacaaggctttgaccaatgaaaactctattgatacgtgttttttcatacatgaaatttatattaatggattcgtctttaaaagttcttgctaatgatcatagtttcgtatcatataacttacatataaATAGaataatttttggtcaaaaacttgtcttaacgaaacgaaatatgccaacttttgtgaaatggaaGGAGTGTGCCGGATGCCACCGAAGCAAAAGGTTTTGGCTATGGAAGCTTTCATTCATGTTTTTATCCTAGTTTTGGTTTGGTTTACGCATATATTGAAAATGTCCGTAATAGCCATTGAAAAAAGGGCCTTAACAGAATAATTAAACATGaataaaataagaaaatattACATTGAGACAGTGATAAATTTACCGAATTCTTAGTTGACCAAATAGGCCCCACTTATCAAACTCAAATTGATTTCTGACTAagacttccttttttttatttgttgcgATTTTTTCACATGATGCAATGCCCAAACATCAGTTAGGCTACCCAGCTCTCTGTTGTTTGGGGATGTGTTGAGCTACTGCTGCGGATTTTGTTTCAACCTCATACCTCCGATCGTTTCGTGCATCCGTGGCGTAGACCTCACTTGCAAATTAATACGTTTACTATTAGCACTTAAGCGACAATACACAAGAAGACATGCATGTTGGCAGGCCACTGCTAAATAGGCTCCTCCGTTCCCCATTCTTTGTGattctcttttctctttttttttttgcgggaatGTGATTCTTTTCTCATAGGTAGTATTTTCTCTGTTTGTTAATGCGTCCTTGTTAATGTCTATACATTTGAGGTTGTGATAAGTTAAACTTTGTCAATTTTGACCGAGTTTGTAGAAAAATGCAGATACTCTTCCTTTTAATTGAACAAAAGTCTACTAGAAGACTAAGAGATATTACTCATTTTCTtccttgagaagaaaatgtttaaGGTGTCTTTTATTCAAAGAAAAATTGTAAAAGAAGCCACACCGGTAGTACAATAAATAGGAACCTAGCTAATGACTAAAACATTGAATCCTAGATAACATGGGAGCATGCGGTTCCGTGGGGTAGCTCCGTCGGGTCAGTTTCTTATTTCTAATAGTCCCATTAAGAGGGTTTTTACAGTACTCCCAGGGAAGCAAGGATTACCAGAAAAATCTAACCATCCAGTATATAATTTAGATTTTACGGACCGACAAGCCTGACAAGTAGCAGTCGACTCCTTAAACGGAGTAGTTGACGGCTAGTTGTCGGTCTGTAAAACTGGTAAAGGTGAAACCATGGTGTGTCATGCCGTagcatgcaacaaaacaaagtgGCCATAGAGATCATACAAAACAGAGCAAATCAAAACAGACAATAGCATGCCCATTTTCTTTTATTACTGgattcaaaaaaagaaaaggtacatTTTGCAAATGTATTTGATATCCCGACATTTCCCTTCCTTTGTTTCCTTATTTCTCCACCTAATCGAGCTAGCCTCATATACGCTTATCTAGGTAGTAGTCGAAGGTGGAACATGGAATCTGCAATGAAATGAAAGTTCACACATTTTGTTTCATAAACATGAAGATGAGCAGaaattgcaataaaaatgaTAATGTGTATGGGgaaatatcaggtgaaaactcCTCTCTGGTGCAAATCTGAAAACTCTCGTTCAGAGCCCATGGATTCCGAACGGACGCTTCAGATGTGATGCGGAGGCAGCTGCGCTACTTCGTGCCCGCATACCCTTCTGCTGCCTCCAACTGAGAacaggccgccgccgtagtCGTGGCCGTCGGCAACAGCCGGGCCGTCCGCCCTATGTGACGCTTGATTGCCTAAAGATCTGCCTTTAACGATTCCTCGCTCCCTTCGCTCGATTTGGTGTGGATTTGATGGACCGGTCGGTGACTCCTAGTAGAAATTTATTCCCCATCTCCTGACCACGCGCTAGAAATCTCTTGTGCTGAACAGAGCATGGTGTAATTGGATGATTCCATTGTCCGTATATTTTGATTCATGTCGAAAGTGTGCTTGCCTGGAATCAATTTTGGGCGTGGGTACCTGTGAGTTTTCcttgatttatttattgtaCCGGATGAGAGTTTGTAGATTTACTTCTTGGTTCTGCTCACTTTCGTTGGCATGGAGAATCAATCACAAGTTAGCAGAGCATAATTTGATTTCTGCCATTGACTCTTCTTGGCTGCAGTGATTAGGGCCTAGCAGTGATGAATTGGTAAAGTTAATTCACAACTTAGAAATCTCCATCTGTAGGTCCCGTAGGACAGAATCCATTTTTCAGGGCCTAAAAACTTTTTCTTGGGGGTTCAGGCATCCGGTGAAAACAGCAGCAGCGCAGCAGTTTCGCTGCTcgacagcagcagcggcccgcGGGGCGCATCGCCATAaggttggacggaggtagggGAAGAGGGCACGATGgagttttttcaaaaaaaaaaatcaagtaccGTAGCTGCCTCCGCATCACATCTGGAACGTCCATTCGAAATCCAACGGCTCTGAGTGAGAGTTTTCAGATTTGCACCGGTGAGAGTTTTCAGATTTGCACCGGATGA carries:
- the LOC100823520 gene encoding uncharacterized protein LOC100823520, producing the protein MTTEYLRVEKLHHGVSAKRMEMQPELSLGPTWPALGFASAKSTKSSSSESDGTSRKKRKHYTWEEPVSHPNLELHLNDPLPLDWEQCLDLQSGRMYYLNRKTLKRSWIRPKEQGVNLELNMSTTPMNVGVVDGNNGAAFPTLPQVTERADAVSSSGGNMIAVPCANCHLLVMLCKSSPSCPNCKYVQPLAPAMPQAAHRRLNAAVKPLETLSLLH